One region of Primulina tabacum isolate GXHZ01 chromosome 1, ASM2559414v2, whole genome shotgun sequence genomic DNA includes:
- the LOC142554702 gene encoding BTB/POZ domain-containing protein At2g04740-like isoform X2, with protein MSELLEEIELEAEDFKSSMPLKKVPYGDVFEASRAGDVERLRYLLECGVNVNARDPWDSAALYYACLAGHLDAARMLLESGAICSENTFDGDRCHYAALNLKVRKLLKAFEARPPPLQPLQAALRDTFLACKPNSIDNINPSTPLPGNSSDGALSSSYSPPDIVFYVEGRPIEAHRVILSARSSFFKKKFQTDWKGKKEVRLSREKISYPSLFSLLHFFYSDRLEIAVDDMEDLVRICRVCKCHSLQGLLEKEIVHQRHADYKALREMDNSQKRFILQGLSLPDEDRLPAALSRLLQVCLAKSSGGQYQEYTVNGDVSLVDSTDVNDSDDDLADVCVRVEKKLFRCHQAILASRSEYFKARLFRMTNSLKERGRLNDGNLPCIEEHDLSTDAFEKIIEYMYTDGLTGLNLDQAEEILDAASRYLLFPLKRVVADALLPQLEMVSPAELCHWLILSDMYGVSKIREHCLDVMANNFETFADTQEFRAMLLTLPAPSGDFTLRTTAPSAPGAEANTVEGNLLDDLREKWLESEGAELDKRDESALLFDKRLEMLMLMAEHEKIGEPELSS; from the exons ATGTCCGAGCTACTGGAGGAGATTGAGCTGGAGGCGGAGGATTTCAAGTCCTCAATGCCACTGAAGAAGGTTCCATACGGCGACGTTTTTGAGGCTTCTCGAGCTGGTGACGTTGAGCGGCTCCGGTATCTACTGGAGTGCGGGGTGAACGTGAACGCGCGGGATCCATGGGATTCGGCGGCGCTGTATTACGCTTGCCTTGCGGGGCATTTAGATGCGGCGCGGATGCTCTTAGAGAGTGGTGCTATCTGCTCTGAGAACACATTTGATGGCGACCGATGCCACTACGCGGCTCTTAATCTCAAAGTTCGCAAGCTGCTGAAGGCCTTTGAGGCGCGACCGCCGCCACTCCAACCGTTGCAGGCTGCATTGAGAGACACTTTCTTGGCTTGCAAGCCTAACAGCATTGATAATATCAATCCTTCTACTCCTTTACCAG GTAATTCATCTGATGGGGCATTGAGTTCCAGCTACTCTCCCCCGGATATTGTATTTTATGTGGAAGGAAGACCTATTGAAGCGCACAGAGTCATCTTGAGTGCACGTTCTTCTTTCTTTaagaaaaaatttcaaactgATTGGAAAGGAAAAAAGGAAGTTCGATTGTCACGGGAAAAGATCTCTTATCCATCTCTTTTTAGCCTTCTCCATTTCTTTTATTCTGATAGGCTGGAGATTGCCGTGGATGACATGGAAGATCTTGTTAGAATATGCAGAGTTTGCAAGTGCCATTCATTACAAGGACTTCTTGAAAAAGAAATAGTTCATCAGAGGCATGCTGATTACAAAGCCCTCAGAGAAATGGACAACTCCCAGAAAAGGTTTATCTTGCAGGGCCTTTCCCTTCCTGATGAAGATCGGCTTCCTGCTGCATTGAGTAGACTCCTTCAAGTCTGTCTTGCCAAGTCGTCTGGAGGACAATACCAAGAATATACTGTTAATGGTGATGTATCTCTTGTTGATTCAACAGATGTGAATGATTCAGATGATGATCTTGCTGATGTTTGCGTGAGGGTGGAGAAGAAGTTATTCCGCTGCCATCAAGCCATCTTAGCATCGAGATCTGAATACTTTAAAGCACGATTATTTCGCATGACTAATTCTCTCAAAGAGAGGGGTCGGTTAAATGATGGTAATCTACCATGTATTGAAGAACATGATCTGAGCACAGATGCTTTTGAGAAAATAATAGAATACAT GTATACTGATGGTCTGACAGGCCTAAACCTTGATCAG GCTGAAGAAATTCTTGATGCTGCCTCAAGATATCTGCTATTTCCTCTTAAACGCGTGGTAGCTGATGCGTTGCTCCCACAACTAGAAATGGTTTCACCAGCAGAATTGTGCCATTGGTTGATATTATCTGACAT GTACGGTGTGTCAAAGATTCGTGAACATTGTCTAGATGTCATGGCGAACAACTTTGAGACATTTGCTGATACTCAGGAGTTTCGTGCAATGCTCCTCACTCTTCCAGCTCCGTCTGGAGATTTCACACTTCGAACCACAGCTCCAAGTGCTCCAGGAGCTGAAGCTAACACGGTTGAAGGAAATCTTCTCGACGATTTGCGAGAGAAATGGCTCGAGTCTGAAGGTGCTGAACTTGACAAGAGGGACGAAAGTGCATTGCTTTTCGACAAGCGACTCGAGATGCTGATGCTTATGGCTGAGCATGAGAAAATTGGTGAACCTGAGTTGTCcagttaa
- the LOC142554702 gene encoding BTB/POZ domain-containing protein At2g04740-like isoform X1 — translation MSELLEEIELEAEDFKSSMPLKKVPYGDVFEASRAGDVERLRYLLECGVNVNARDPWDSAALYYACLAGHLDAARMLLESGAICSENTFDGDRCHYAALNLKVRKLLKAFEARPPPLQPLQAALRDTFLACKPNSIDNINPSTPLPGNSSDGALSSSYSPPDIVFYVEGRPIEAHRVILSARSSFFKKKFQTDWKGKKEVRLSREKISYPSLFSLLHFFYSDRLEIAVDDMEDLVRICRVCKCHSLQGLLEKEIVHQRHADYKALREMDNSQKRFILQGLSLPDEDRLPAALSRLLQVCLAKSSGGQYQEYTVNGDVSLVDSTDVNDSDDDLADVCVRVEKKLFRCHQAILASRSEYFKARLFRMTNSLKERGRLNDGNLPCIEEHDLSTDAFEKIIEYMYTDGLTGLNLDQYLILQAEEILDAASRYLLFPLKRVVADALLPQLEMVSPAELCHWLILSDMYGVSKIREHCLDVMANNFETFADTQEFRAMLLTLPAPSGDFTLRTTAPSAPGAEANTVEGNLLDDLREKWLESEGAELDKRDESALLFDKRLEMLMLMAEHEKIGEPELSS, via the exons ATGTCCGAGCTACTGGAGGAGATTGAGCTGGAGGCGGAGGATTTCAAGTCCTCAATGCCACTGAAGAAGGTTCCATACGGCGACGTTTTTGAGGCTTCTCGAGCTGGTGACGTTGAGCGGCTCCGGTATCTACTGGAGTGCGGGGTGAACGTGAACGCGCGGGATCCATGGGATTCGGCGGCGCTGTATTACGCTTGCCTTGCGGGGCATTTAGATGCGGCGCGGATGCTCTTAGAGAGTGGTGCTATCTGCTCTGAGAACACATTTGATGGCGACCGATGCCACTACGCGGCTCTTAATCTCAAAGTTCGCAAGCTGCTGAAGGCCTTTGAGGCGCGACCGCCGCCACTCCAACCGTTGCAGGCTGCATTGAGAGACACTTTCTTGGCTTGCAAGCCTAACAGCATTGATAATATCAATCCTTCTACTCCTTTACCAG GTAATTCATCTGATGGGGCATTGAGTTCCAGCTACTCTCCCCCGGATATTGTATTTTATGTGGAAGGAAGACCTATTGAAGCGCACAGAGTCATCTTGAGTGCACGTTCTTCTTTCTTTaagaaaaaatttcaaactgATTGGAAAGGAAAAAAGGAAGTTCGATTGTCACGGGAAAAGATCTCTTATCCATCTCTTTTTAGCCTTCTCCATTTCTTTTATTCTGATAGGCTGGAGATTGCCGTGGATGACATGGAAGATCTTGTTAGAATATGCAGAGTTTGCAAGTGCCATTCATTACAAGGACTTCTTGAAAAAGAAATAGTTCATCAGAGGCATGCTGATTACAAAGCCCTCAGAGAAATGGACAACTCCCAGAAAAGGTTTATCTTGCAGGGCCTTTCCCTTCCTGATGAAGATCGGCTTCCTGCTGCATTGAGTAGACTCCTTCAAGTCTGTCTTGCCAAGTCGTCTGGAGGACAATACCAAGAATATACTGTTAATGGTGATGTATCTCTTGTTGATTCAACAGATGTGAATGATTCAGATGATGATCTTGCTGATGTTTGCGTGAGGGTGGAGAAGAAGTTATTCCGCTGCCATCAAGCCATCTTAGCATCGAGATCTGAATACTTTAAAGCACGATTATTTCGCATGACTAATTCTCTCAAAGAGAGGGGTCGGTTAAATGATGGTAATCTACCATGTATTGAAGAACATGATCTGAGCACAGATGCTTTTGAGAAAATAATAGAATACAT GTATACTGATGGTCTGACAGGCCTAAACCTTGATCAG tatttaattttgCAGGCTGAAGAAATTCTTGATGCTGCCTCAAGATATCTGCTATTTCCTCTTAAACGCGTGGTAGCTGATGCGTTGCTCCCACAACTAGAAATGGTTTCACCAGCAGAATTGTGCCATTGGTTGATATTATCTGACAT GTACGGTGTGTCAAAGATTCGTGAACATTGTCTAGATGTCATGGCGAACAACTTTGAGACATTTGCTGATACTCAGGAGTTTCGTGCAATGCTCCTCACTCTTCCAGCTCCGTCTGGAGATTTCACACTTCGAACCACAGCTCCAAGTGCTCCAGGAGCTGAAGCTAACACGGTTGAAGGAAATCTTCTCGACGATTTGCGAGAGAAATGGCTCGAGTCTGAAGGTGCTGAACTTGACAAGAGGGACGAAAGTGCATTGCTTTTCGACAAGCGACTCGAGATGCTGATGCTTATGGCTGAGCATGAGAAAATTGGTGAACCTGAGTTGTCcagttaa
- the LOC142554711 gene encoding polygalacturonase-like: MAHTFISKKLLVLAFLACIANVQSQVFDITKYGAKPNADISEALLSAWKEACASTSPSTVVIPKGTWQLTQVKLVGPNKSPIELQVQGDLKAPLDPNQMPDKQGEWVTINYVNYLTISGGGVFDGQGQEAWKRNDCGKNQKCVKLPLNLSFNFINNSIIRDVTTKDSKNFHLNVIGSQNVTFLRFTISAPGESPNTDGIHIGRSKLINVKDSTIKTGDDCVSIGDGSEEVHVENVVCGPGHGVSIGSLGKYETEKDVVGIYVKNCSFLSTMNGVRIKTWPSAPARLQVTNLQFEDLIMDNVTYPIVIDQEYCPYNQCKLDTPSLVKISNVKLNNIRGTSNDPVAVTLVCSGSKPCENVEIGDIDLKYDGKLGPITTKCNNIKPKLTGKQNPPLCAAPAQSA; the protein is encoded by the exons ATGGCTCACACGTTTATAAGCAAAAAGCTTTTGGTTTTGGCATTCTTGGCTTGCATTGCCAACGTGCAATCCCAAGTTTTTGACATCACCAAGTATGGTGCCAAACCCAATGCCGATATTAGCGAG GCTTTATTGAGTGCATGGAAGGAGGCGTGTGCATCAACAAGCCCAAGCACAGTTGTTATTCCGAAAGGGACATGGcaattgactcaagtgaaattgGTAGGACCTAATAAATCTCCCATTGAGCTTCAAGTTCAAGGTGATTTGAAAGCTCCTTTAGATCCCAACCAAATGCCTGACAAACAAGGAGAATGGGTTACTATCAATTACGTCAATTATCTGACCATCTCCGGTGGCGGTGTTTTCGATGGCCAAGGACAAGAAGCTTGGAAGAGAAACGATTGTGGCAAGAACCAGAAATGTGTTAAATTGCCATTG AATCTGAGTTTCAATTTCATCAATAACTCGATCATACGTGATGTGACAACCAAGGATAGCAAGAACTTTCATCTGAACGTGATTGGATCCCAAAACGTCACTTTTCTCCGTTTCACGATCTCGGCACCGGGCGAGAGTCCAAACACCGACGGCATCCATATAGGTCGTTCCAAATTAATCAACGTCAAAGACTCCACCATAAAAACAGGAGATGACTGTGTCTCCATTGGGGATGGAAGCGAAGAAGTCCACGTAGAGAACGTAGTTTGTGGGCCGGGACATGGTGTTAGCATCGGAAGCCTAGGTAAGTACGAAACCGAGAAGGACGTGGTCGGGATCTATGTCAAGAACTGCAGCTTCCTCAGCACAATGAATGGGGTCCGGATCAAAACATGGCCCTCGGCTCCGGCCCGTCTGCAAGTGACAAATCTGCAGTTTGAAGACCTTATCATGGACAATGTTACCTATCCTATTGTCATTGATCAAGAATACTGCCCATATAACCAGTGCAAGCTCGAT ACACCTTCGCTGGTCAAGATCAGCAACGTTAAATTGAACAACATCAGGGGAACGAGCAACGATCCAGTTGCTGTGACACTTGTTTGTAGTGGCAGTAAGCCCTGCGAAAACGTCGAGATCGGCGACATAGATCTCAAATACGACGGTAAACTTGGCCCCATCACCACCAAATGTAACAACATCAAGCCTAAGCTCACCGGGAAACAGAACCCACCCTTGTGTGCTGCTCCAGCTCAATCGGcttaa
- the LOC142554719 gene encoding GCN5-related N-acetyltransferase 9 isoform X3, whose protein sequence is MKLSLVGERVILVPYMKDHVPKYHAWMQDPGILQATASEPLTLDQEYEMQLSWTQDTSKHTFIVLDKDLMVGDFIHGQPYTQVLFSAMVGDVNIFMNDLDDSHIAEIEIMIAESKSRCKGLAKESVLLMMAFTVKNFGILIFRAKIGESNDASLNLFQKLVTLELQITESKRRELLQLIGNATVTHS, encoded by the exons ATGAAGCTGAGCTTGGTTGGAGAAAGAGTGATACTGGTGCCGTACATGAAAGATCATGTGCCCAAGTACCATGCGTGGATGCAAGACCCCGGCATCCTTCAAGCTACAGCATCTGAGCCTCTCactctggaccaagaatatgaAATGCAGCTTTCCTGGACCCAAGATACCTCAA AGCATACCTTCATAGTGCTGGACAAGGACTTAATGGTTGGAGATTTCATTCATGGGCAACCCTATACACAAG TGCTTTTTTCAGCAATGGTTGGTGATGTAAATATATTTATGAATGACTTGGATGATTCTCACATAGCGGAAATAGAAATAATGATTGCTGAAAGCAAAAG TCGTTGCAAAGGACTTGCGAAGGAGTCAGTCCTGCTTATGATGGCATTTACggttaaaaattttggcattcTCATCTTTCGTGCAAAGATTGGAGAATCAAATGATGCTTCTCTTAATCTTTTCCAAAAATTG GTTACTCTTGAATTACAGATAACTGAATCCAAGCGCAGGGAACTGCTTCAGCTGATCGGTAATGCTACTGTTACTCATTCATAA
- the LOC142554719 gene encoding GCN5-related N-acetyltransferase 9 isoform X1, with translation MKLSLVGERVILVPYMKDHVPKYHAWMQDPGILQATASEPLTLDQEYEMQLSWTQDTSKHTFIVLDKDLMVGDFIHGQPYTQVLFSAMVGDVNIFMNDLDDSHIAEIEIMIAESKSRCKGLAKESVLLMMAFTVKNFGILIFRAKIGESNDASLNLFQKLEFKKTSYSEIFKEVTLELQITESKRRELLQLIGNATVTHS, from the exons ATGAAGCTGAGCTTGGTTGGAGAAAGAGTGATACTGGTGCCGTACATGAAAGATCATGTGCCCAAGTACCATGCGTGGATGCAAGACCCCGGCATCCTTCAAGCTACAGCATCTGAGCCTCTCactctggaccaagaatatgaAATGCAGCTTTCCTGGACCCAAGATACCTCAA AGCATACCTTCATAGTGCTGGACAAGGACTTAATGGTTGGAGATTTCATTCATGGGCAACCCTATACACAAG TGCTTTTTTCAGCAATGGTTGGTGATGTAAATATATTTATGAATGACTTGGATGATTCTCACATAGCGGAAATAGAAATAATGATTGCTGAAAGCAAAAG TCGTTGCAAAGGACTTGCGAAGGAGTCAGTCCTGCTTATGATGGCATTTACggttaaaaattttggcattcTCATCTTTCGTGCAAAGATTGGAGAATCAAATGATGCTTCTCTTAATCTTTTCCAAAAATTG GAATTCAAGAAGACTTCATATAGTGAGATATTCAAAGAG GTTACTCTTGAATTACAGATAACTGAATCCAAGCGCAGGGAACTGCTTCAGCTGATCGGTAATGCTACTGTTACTCATTCATAA
- the LOC142554719 gene encoding GCN5-related N-acetyltransferase 9 isoform X2 produces the protein MKLSLVGERVILVPYMKDHVPKYHAWMQDPGILQATASEPLTLDQEYEMQLSWTQDTSKHTFIVLDKDLMVGDFIHGQPYTQAMVGDVNIFMNDLDDSHIAEIEIMIAESKSRCKGLAKESVLLMMAFTVKNFGILIFRAKIGESNDASLNLFQKLEFKKTSYSEIFKEVTLELQITESKRRELLQLIGNATVTHS, from the exons ATGAAGCTGAGCTTGGTTGGAGAAAGAGTGATACTGGTGCCGTACATGAAAGATCATGTGCCCAAGTACCATGCGTGGATGCAAGACCCCGGCATCCTTCAAGCTACAGCATCTGAGCCTCTCactctggaccaagaatatgaAATGCAGCTTTCCTGGACCCAAGATACCTCAA AGCATACCTTCATAGTGCTGGACAAGGACTTAATGGTTGGAGATTTCATTCATGGGCAACCCTATACACAAG CAATGGTTGGTGATGTAAATATATTTATGAATGACTTGGATGATTCTCACATAGCGGAAATAGAAATAATGATTGCTGAAAGCAAAAG TCGTTGCAAAGGACTTGCGAAGGAGTCAGTCCTGCTTATGATGGCATTTACggttaaaaattttggcattcTCATCTTTCGTGCAAAGATTGGAGAATCAAATGATGCTTCTCTTAATCTTTTCCAAAAATTG GAATTCAAGAAGACTTCATATAGTGAGATATTCAAAGAG GTTACTCTTGAATTACAGATAACTGAATCCAAGCGCAGGGAACTGCTTCAGCTGATCGGTAATGCTACTGTTACTCATTCATAA
- the LOC142554719 gene encoding GCN5-related N-acetyltransferase 9 isoform X4, giving the protein MKLSLVGERVILVPYMKDHVPKYHAWMQDPGILQATASEPLTLDQEYEMQLSWTQDTSKHTFIVLDKDLMVGDFIHGQPYTQVLFSAMVGDVNIFMNDLDDSHIAEIEIMIAESKSRCKGLAKESVLLMMAFTVKNFGILIFRAKIGESNDASLNLFQKLVTFDASLGIQEDFI; this is encoded by the exons ATGAAGCTGAGCTTGGTTGGAGAAAGAGTGATACTGGTGCCGTACATGAAAGATCATGTGCCCAAGTACCATGCGTGGATGCAAGACCCCGGCATCCTTCAAGCTACAGCATCTGAGCCTCTCactctggaccaagaatatgaAATGCAGCTTTCCTGGACCCAAGATACCTCAA AGCATACCTTCATAGTGCTGGACAAGGACTTAATGGTTGGAGATTTCATTCATGGGCAACCCTATACACAAG TGCTTTTTTCAGCAATGGTTGGTGATGTAAATATATTTATGAATGACTTGGATGATTCTCACATAGCGGAAATAGAAATAATGATTGCTGAAAGCAAAAG TCGTTGCAAAGGACTTGCGAAGGAGTCAGTCCTGCTTATGATGGCATTTACggttaaaaattttggcattcTCATCTTTCGTGCAAAGATTGGAGAATCAAATGATGCTTCTCTTAATCTTTTCCAAAAATTG GTAACATTTGATGCTTCTCTAGGAATTCAAGAAGACTTCATATAG
- the LOC142554719 gene encoding GCN5-related N-acetyltransferase 9 isoform X5 — MKLSLVGERVILVPYMKDHVPKYHAWMQDPGILQATASEPLTLDQEYEMQLSWTQDTSKHTFIVLDKDLMVGDFIHGQPYTQVLFSAMVGDVNIFMNDLDDSHIAEIEIMIAESKSRCKGLAKESVLLMMAFTVKNFGILIFRAKIGESNDASLNLFQKLIYKIFPLPC, encoded by the exons ATGAAGCTGAGCTTGGTTGGAGAAAGAGTGATACTGGTGCCGTACATGAAAGATCATGTGCCCAAGTACCATGCGTGGATGCAAGACCCCGGCATCCTTCAAGCTACAGCATCTGAGCCTCTCactctggaccaagaatatgaAATGCAGCTTTCCTGGACCCAAGATACCTCAA AGCATACCTTCATAGTGCTGGACAAGGACTTAATGGTTGGAGATTTCATTCATGGGCAACCCTATACACAAG TGCTTTTTTCAGCAATGGTTGGTGATGTAAATATATTTATGAATGACTTGGATGATTCTCACATAGCGGAAATAGAAATAATGATTGCTGAAAGCAAAAG TCGTTGCAAAGGACTTGCGAAGGAGTCAGTCCTGCTTATGATGGCATTTACggttaaaaattttggcattcTCATCTTTCGTGCAAAGATTGGAGAATCAAATGATGCTTCTCTTAATCTTTTCCAAAAATTG ATATACAAAATTTTTCCGTTGCCTTGTTAA
- the LOC142520412 gene encoding exopolygalacturonase-like gives MDSTKVNFFFWALLVTFSSLNYVHCRGKIFSVAEYGAVADGKTDITQALLKSWEGACATKGGTVSVPKGTYSVGDITFEGPCNGATHFRLEGTVTASNSHSSGRDSWIAFHNIHGFTLYGNGTFNGQGESSWGRRGDGTDAKSNGGRKTSLKLRIQKGIIKNIHSVDSKMFHFHVHDSDNLLLKNIHITAPEYSRNTDGIHIGNSNNVRIITASIATGDDCVSIGSGNTNITVSGVVCGPGHGISIGSLGKYENERDVNGIVVRNCTFRNTDNGVRIKTWAPSKSTATLSDVKFINIRVENTKNPVLIDQYYCSKSHCKHKGESSIKIREVKFIGVKGKSASEVGVNVQCSRSYPCEDIEFRGLDLTMAGSGAPTTASCSNAGEVFLGPRQVPSKCS, from the exons ATGGATTCAACCAAGGTTAATTTCTTTTTTTGGGCTCTTCTTGTTACATTTTCGTCGCTTAATTATGTGCACTGCCGAGGCAAGATTTTCAGTGTTGCAGAATATGGGGCAGTTGCAGATGGAAAGACCGATATCACCCAG GCGTTATTGAAATCTTGGGAGGGAGCATGTGCAACTAAAGGAGGCACAGTCTCTGTCCCGAAGGGTACATATTCAGTGGGTGACATAACTTTCGAAGGGCCATGCAATGGGGCAACTCACTTTCGTTTGGAAGGAACGGTGACTGCTTCTAACAGCCATTCATCTGGTCGAGATTCTTGGATCGCATTTCACAATATACATGGCTTCACGTTGTATGGAAACGGTACTTTTAATGGCCAAGGAGAATCGTCTTGGGGACGACGTGGTGATGGCACTGATGCGAAATCCAATGGTGGTCGTAAAACA TCTTTAAAGCTTCGGATCCAAAAAGGCATCATCAAGAACATCCACTCCGTGGACAGCAAGATGTTCCATTTCCATGTTCACGATTCCGACAACCTGTTACTCAAGAACATACACATCACTGCGCCGGAATACAGTCGGAACACCGACGGAATCCACATCGGGAACTCCAACAACGTGAGAATCATCACGGCCAGCATAGCCACCGGGGACGACTGCGTGTCCATCGGCTCCGGGAACACAAACATCACTGTTTCGGGTGTTGTTTGCGGTCCGGGTCACGGGATTAGCATCGGAAGTCTGGGAAAGTACGAGAATGAGAGGGACGTGAATGGGATCGTCGTAAGAAACTGCACATTCAGAAATACCGACAATGGCGTCAGAATCAAAACATGGGCACCTTCGAAATCAACCGCAACTCTCTCTGATGTCAAGTTCATCAATATCCGAGTCGAGAACACCAAGAATCCAGTCCTCATCGATCAATATTATTGCTCCAAATCCCATTGCAAGCACAAG GGTGAATCGAGCATAAAGATCAGAGAGGTGAAATTCATAGGCGTGAAGGGGAAGTCGGCTTCGGAAGTTGGAGTAAATGTTCAATGCAGCCGCAGTTATCCATGCGAGGATATCGAGTTCAGAGGGCTGGACTTGACTATGGCCGGCTCAGGTGCACCCACCACTGCCTCTTGCTCTAATGCCGGTGAAGTGTTTCTGGGACCTCGCCAAGTTCCTTCCaaatgttcttga